The following proteins are co-located in the Candidatus Accumulibacter cognatus genome:
- the fdhF gene encoding formate dehydrogenase subunit alpha, giving the protein MAETGSAELRFVLDGRPLTALPGETIWQAARRAGTTIPHLCTRTAPDYQPGSNCRACMVEIDGERNLAPSCSRQVSEGMQVRSDTSERARQSRRMVIELLLTEQPPRAQAYDRNSAFWYWAGQAGVHASRFPQRTRAACADRSHPAMSVQLDACIHCQLCLQACRDIQANDVIGMAGRGAAARIVFDLDDPMGRSSCVGCGECVQACPTGALLPTAMLADDGSGLLGAGETVDRVVPSVCPYCGVGCQVDYQIRNDRILAVSGRNGPANRERLCVKGRFGFDYVHSPERLLKPLIRRDDAPKVADAAFDPARPGTHFREASWEEALQRAASGLRSIRQQHGGGALAGFGSAKCSNEEAYLFQKLVRTGFGTNNVDHCTRLCHASSVAALIEGVGSGAVSASFMQIDQAEVAILIGCNPESNHPVASTFFKRAARQGTRLIVIDPRRHGLARFADKTLQFRPGTDVALLNALLHTIIDEGLFDPAYIARHTSGFAEMRAHLDAFSPEAMAAVCGIMASEIREVARLYARSKASMIFWGMGISQHAHGTDNARCLIALALMTGHIGRPGTGLHPLRGQNNVQGASDAGLIPMVLPDYLPISVAANRRRFEQLWNTTLDPRPGLTVVEIINAAAAGDIRGMYILGENPAMSDPDLGHARQALASLEHLVVQDLFLTETAIYADVVLPASAWPEKEGSVTNTNRQVQLGRQALPLPGDTRPDWWIIQELARRVDLDWRYDSPQAIYSEMRMAMPSLANISHERLLREGSVSYPCAGADVPGADVVFENGFPTPSGRAGFVPAALLPPDEQPSEEYPLILSTGRLLEHWHTGAMSRRSVTLDALEPEAVVTVSDQDLRRLGLADGERVRLSTRRGAVEATARADPAVAPGSLWLPFCYHEAAANRLTNPILDPFGKIPEFKYCAVRLERA; this is encoded by the coding sequence ATGGCTGAGACCGGATCAGCAGAGCTTCGCTTCGTTCTCGATGGCCGCCCGTTGACGGCGCTGCCCGGCGAAACCATCTGGCAGGCAGCCCGGCGCGCCGGTACGACGATTCCTCATCTGTGTACGCGCACAGCGCCAGACTATCAGCCGGGCAGCAACTGCCGCGCCTGCATGGTCGAGATCGACGGCGAGCGAAATCTCGCCCCCAGTTGCAGCCGCCAAGTCAGCGAGGGGATGCAGGTGCGCAGCGACACTTCCGAACGTGCCCGGCAAAGCCGACGGATGGTGATCGAACTGCTGCTCACCGAACAGCCGCCACGCGCGCAGGCGTACGACCGCAACTCGGCGTTCTGGTACTGGGCCGGGCAGGCGGGTGTGCACGCCAGCCGCTTTCCGCAACGCACCAGGGCGGCCTGTGCCGACCGCAGCCACCCGGCGATGAGCGTGCAGCTCGATGCCTGCATCCACTGCCAGCTCTGTCTGCAGGCTTGCCGCGACATCCAGGCAAACGACGTGATCGGCATGGCTGGTCGCGGCGCAGCGGCGAGGATCGTTTTCGATCTCGACGACCCGATGGGCCGATCGAGCTGTGTCGGCTGCGGCGAATGCGTGCAGGCTTGCCCGACCGGCGCACTGCTGCCGACCGCGATGCTTGCCGATGACGGCAGCGGCCTGCTCGGGGCAGGCGAGACCGTCGACCGCGTCGTTCCCAGCGTCTGTCCTTACTGTGGCGTCGGCTGCCAGGTCGACTATCAGATCCGCAATGATCGGATCCTCGCCGTCAGCGGCCGCAACGGGCCGGCCAATCGCGAGCGCCTGTGCGTCAAGGGGCGCTTCGGTTTCGACTATGTGCACTCGCCAGAGCGCTTGCTGAAACCCCTGATTCGCCGCGATGACGCGCCCAAGGTCGCCGACGCGGCCTTCGACCCGGCCAGGCCCGGCACGCATTTTCGGGAAGCGAGCTGGGAAGAGGCACTGCAGCGGGCGGCGTCCGGGCTGCGGTCGATTCGCCAGCAACACGGTGGCGGCGCACTTGCCGGTTTTGGTTCGGCCAAGTGCAGCAACGAGGAAGCCTACCTGTTCCAGAAACTGGTACGCACTGGTTTCGGCACCAACAATGTCGACCACTGCACCCGCCTCTGCCACGCCTCGTCGGTCGCGGCCTTGATCGAGGGGGTCGGTTCCGGCGCGGTATCGGCTTCATTCATGCAGATCGACCAGGCCGAGGTGGCGATCCTGATCGGCTGCAATCCGGAATCCAATCATCCGGTCGCCTCGACCTTCTTCAAACGCGCCGCACGCCAGGGCACCCGCCTGATCGTCATCGATCCGCGCCGCCATGGTCTGGCGCGCTTTGCCGACAAGACGCTGCAATTCCGGCCAGGGACCGATGTCGCGCTGCTCAACGCGCTGCTGCACACGATCATCGACGAGGGCTTGTTCGATCCGGCGTATATCGCCCGCCATACCAGCGGCTTTGCCGAGATGCGCGCGCACCTTGACGCTTTCAGCCCGGAAGCGATGGCCGCAGTCTGCGGCATCATGGCCAGCGAAATCCGCGAAGTGGCGCGACTCTACGCCCGATCGAAAGCGTCGATGATCTTCTGGGGAATGGGAATTTCGCAACACGCGCATGGCACCGACAACGCGCGTTGCCTGATTGCTCTGGCGCTGATGACCGGACACATCGGCCGTCCCGGTACCGGTCTGCATCCGCTGCGCGGGCAGAACAACGTCCAGGGCGCATCGGACGCCGGTCTGATCCCGATGGTCCTGCCTGACTACCTGCCGATCTCGGTGGCCGCCAATCGCCGACGTTTCGAACAACTCTGGAACACGACTCTCGATCCGCGGCCGGGGCTGACCGTGGTCGAGATCATCAACGCCGCAGCCGCTGGCGACATCCGCGGCATGTACATCCTTGGAGAAAATCCGGCGATGTCCGACCCGGACCTCGGGCATGCGCGGCAAGCGCTGGCGTCTCTCGAACATCTGGTGGTGCAGGACCTGTTTCTCACCGAAACCGCAATCTACGCCGACGTCGTCCTGCCGGCTTCGGCCTGGCCGGAGAAAGAGGGCAGCGTAACCAATACCAATCGCCAGGTGCAGCTCGGTCGGCAGGCGCTACCCTTGCCCGGCGATACCCGGCCTGATTGGTGGATCATCCAGGAACTGGCGCGCCGGGTCGACCTCGACTGGCGCTACGACAGCCCACAAGCGATCTATTCCGAGATGCGCATGGCGATGCCCTCGCTGGCCAACATCAGCCACGAACGCCTCTTGCGCGAGGGTTCGGTGAGCTACCCCTGCGCCGGCGCCGACGTGCCGGGTGCCGACGTCGTTTTCGAGAATGGTTTCCCGACGCCCAGTGGTCGTGCCGGCTTCGTTCCAGCCGCTCTGCTGCCACCCGACGAACAGCCGTCCGAGGAGTATCCGCTGATCCTGTCAACCGGGCGCTTGCTGGAGCATTGGCATACCGGCGCGATGAGCAGACGAAGCGTTACGCTTGACGCACTCGAACCCGAAGCGGTGGTGACCGTCAGTGACCAAGACCTGCGTCGGCTGGGACTGGCTGACGGCGAGCGTGTCCGCCTGAGCACCCGGCGCGGTGCAGTCGAAGCCACGGCCCGCGCCGATCCGGCCGTCGCGCCCGGATCGTTGTGGCTGCCATTCTGCTACCACGAAGCCGCCGCCAACCGCCTGACCAACCCGATACTCGATCCCTTCGGCAAGATTCCCGAATTCAAGTACTGCGCGGTACGCCTGGAGCGTGCCTGA
- the fdhD gene encoding formate dehydrogenase accessory sulfurtransferase FdhD yields the protein MSTFALAPDPDDPELTRHVEGCDHRGQAVALSVVVERPLTLYLNGTEVVTLMTIGDHPELLALGFLLNQNMLAGDDAVTAVDYDGDLDVVVVRTRSESSYERKLQRKIRTSGCAQGTIFGDIMERFDDIRLDTAAEVRCSWLQSLFLQIGRQPSLYQKAGAIHGCILCERDRPLVYMEDVGRHNAVDKIAGYMHRYGLCGRDKIFYTTGRLTSEMVIKTVQMEIPILVSRSGFTAWGVDLARRAGLTLIGRARGQRFIVLSGGERLVYDLDFAKAAGDDGGELSAAHKIRPDCGASNDPG from the coding sequence ATGAGTACCTTCGCGCTGGCGCCCGACCCCGACGATCCGGAGCTCACACGCCACGTTGAAGGCTGCGACCACCGCGGCCAGGCGGTGGCGCTGAGTGTCGTCGTCGAGCGACCGCTGACCCTGTATCTGAACGGCACCGAGGTGGTCACGCTGATGACCATCGGCGACCACCCCGAGCTGCTGGCCCTGGGCTTTCTGCTCAACCAGAACATGCTTGCCGGCGACGATGCGGTCACCGCCGTGGATTATGACGGCGACCTTGACGTGGTGGTCGTTCGCACGCGCAGCGAGTCGAGCTACGAACGGAAGCTGCAGCGCAAGATTCGCACCTCGGGCTGCGCGCAGGGGACGATCTTTGGCGACATCATGGAGCGCTTCGACGACATCCGTCTCGACACTGCCGCCGAGGTACGTTGCTCATGGCTGCAGAGTCTGTTCCTTCAGATTGGCCGGCAACCGAGCCTGTACCAGAAGGCCGGCGCGATTCACGGTTGCATCCTCTGCGAGCGTGACCGCCCACTCGTCTATATGGAGGATGTCGGACGGCACAACGCCGTCGACAAGATCGCTGGCTACATGCACCGCTACGGTCTCTGCGGCCGCGACAAGATCTTCTACACCACCGGACGCCTGACCAGCGAAATGGTGATCAAGACGGTCCAGATGGAGATCCCGATCCTGGTGTCGCGCTCGGGTTTCACGGCCTGGGGCGTGGACCTTGCCCGGCGCGCTGGACTGACGCTGATCGGGCGCGCCAGGGGGCAGCGCTTCATCGTCCTGTCCGGCGGAGAAAGGCTGGTCTACGACCTCGATTTCGCCAAGGCAGCGGGCGACGATGGCGGTGAGCTGTCTGCGGCGCACAAGATTCGGCCTGACTGCGGTGCAAGCAACGACCCTGGCTGA
- a CDS encoding lipocalin family protein, producing MRPLRILLFLDSLLFLVACTSVPQGITPVSPFQLDRYLGKWYEIARLDHSFERGLSDVSAQYSLQPDGSVKVINCGYSAEKAAWKEAIGQARFIGEPTLASLKVSFIGPFYGGYHIAALDEHAYLWSLVVGPSRDYLWILSRERRLPADVREQLLVKARQLGFDLSRLIWVGQDRTDACQSAGG from the coding sequence ATGCGCCCTCTTCGTATCCTTCTGTTTTTAGATTCGCTTCTGTTCCTCGTGGCCTGCACCAGTGTTCCTCAAGGAATCACCCCGGTCAGCCCGTTCCAGCTCGATCGCTACCTCGGGAAGTGGTACGAGATCGCCCGCCTCGACCACTCTTTCGAACGCGGACTCAGCGATGTTTCGGCGCAGTACAGCCTGCAGCCAGACGGCAGCGTCAAAGTGATCAATTGCGGCTACAGCGCAGAAAAGGCTGCCTGGAAGGAAGCCATCGGCCAGGCACGGTTCATTGGCGAACCGACGCTCGCTTCACTGAAGGTGTCGTTCATTGGCCCTTTCTACGGCGGCTACCATATCGCCGCACTGGATGAGCATGCTTACCTCTGGTCACTGGTCGTTGGCCCGAGCCGTGACTACCTGTGGATCCTGTCGCGCGAGCGGCGACTGCCCGCCGACGTTCGCGAGCAGTTACTGGTAAAAGCGCGCCAACTCGGTTTCGATCTCAGCCGCCTGATCTGGGTTGGGCAGGATCGGACGGATGCTTGCCAATCGGCAGGGGGGTAG
- the glgX gene encoding glycogen debranching protein GlgX yields the protein MSEPITAVWPGKSYPLGSTWDGAGVNFALFSEHAEKVELCLFDASGRLELQRIEILEQTDQIWHVYLPEVRPGQLYGYRVHGPYRPEQGHRFNPHKLLLDPYARAIVGGIEWSDAQFAYRIGSPQEDLSFSRRDSAPGMLRCQVIDPDFDWEGDQRPNIPWHQTVIYELHVKGFTQLHPHVPPELRGTYAGLSAGPVIDHLKHLGVTAVEFLPIQTFVDDRHLLEKGLKNYWGYNSIGYFAPEPRYSASGQINEFKHLVKTLHAAGIEVIMDVVYNHTAEGNHLGPTLCFRGIDNAAYYRLVAGNLRYYMDYTGCGNTLNMMHPRVLQLIMDSLRYWVIEMHVDGFRFDLAAALARELHEVDQLGAFMDIIHQDPVLSQVKLIAEPWDLGEGGYQVGNFPVGWTEWNGRYRDVVRDYWRGEGGLMGQLAHRLTGSSDLYQHSGRRPYASINFITAHDGFTLYDLVSHNEKHNAANGEDNRDGDSHNRSWNCGAEGDTTDPEVLQLRERQRRNLLATLLLSQGVPMLLAGDEMGRTQCGNNNAYCQDNELSWLDWQLAWMPANRELFEFTRRLIDLRKAHPALRRRHFFQGQRIRGAGVRDIIWLHPTGSEISDEDWDHHYARCFGVYLIGEALEEQDERGRWVKDDDFLLLLNSHYEAIRFTLPWKGNSELVLDSALSEEGGNGRPCMGPTYLLQGRSLALLTQRRQAGQVAVPLLRRRYFMPVGAQLLEGGRIRFRLWAPLAERVEVSLEEPGGTVHLPMEAREAGWYELSTDRARVGDLYRYRIDGVGEFPDPASRYNPLGVHGPSQLLDPGQFVWNDRNWRGRPWEEAVLYELHVGAFTPQGTFAAVRGRLDYLRELGVTAIQLLPVAAFAGAHNWGYDGVLPFAPAASYGHPDELKDLIQTAHHKGLMVLLDLACHYFGPEGNYLHLYAPAFFATDATGLAGRSIDAANPVVREFIIHNALYWLAEFHFDGLRLNAALLQEQAGQPDLLEALAHAVREGPGRERHCHLLLGHDRRAARYIHWHDHSVPRRYEAVWNDTAQQAVQEVLIGAGVAAVDRPLERLGACLSRGITAGGPDSLLPSAFVTFLQDHACIGNRALGERLHQLVSPRPLGAMVATTLLAPMPPALFMGEEFAATQPFLYFCDFNPDLIKKIAINRRKSFAHLPGFRTPKARARIPDPTHPATFARCQLDWNSVNHSPHADWLDFYRRLLAVRHRQITTRLAGMHEEAVQFTLPGEHGLSIRWTLGDDSVLTLLGNYGDLPLAGLQRPEGVVLWAEPGEAEHALNQGQLPPWSVVWLLRAAG from the coding sequence ATGTCTGAACCGATAACGGCCGTCTGGCCCGGAAAATCCTATCCTTTGGGCTCCACCTGGGACGGCGCAGGAGTCAATTTCGCCTTGTTCTCCGAGCACGCGGAGAAAGTCGAATTATGCTTGTTCGACGCCAGTGGGCGGCTGGAACTACAGCGCATCGAGATCCTCGAGCAGACCGATCAAATCTGGCATGTCTATCTGCCCGAAGTCCGTCCCGGACAGTTGTACGGATACCGGGTGCATGGGCCTTACCGACCCGAGCAGGGGCACCGTTTCAACCCGCACAAGCTGTTGCTCGACCCTTACGCCAGAGCCATCGTCGGCGGGATCGAGTGGAGCGATGCCCAATTCGCTTACCGCATCGGCAGTCCACAGGAAGATCTGAGCTTCAGCCGTCGCGACAGTGCGCCCGGAATGCTCAGGTGCCAAGTCATCGATCCGGATTTTGACTGGGAAGGCGACCAGCGCCCCAACATCCCCTGGCACCAAACCGTGATTTATGAACTGCATGTCAAGGGTTTCACCCAACTGCATCCGCATGTTCCACCCGAATTGCGCGGTACCTATGCCGGACTGAGTGCCGGGCCGGTCATCGACCACCTCAAGCACCTGGGTGTGACGGCAGTGGAGTTCCTGCCGATACAGACCTTTGTGGATGATCGCCATCTGCTGGAGAAGGGGCTGAAGAATTACTGGGGATACAATTCGATCGGCTATTTTGCTCCCGAGCCACGCTATTCCGCCAGCGGCCAGATCAACGAGTTCAAGCATCTGGTCAAGACGCTGCACGCAGCCGGTATCGAGGTCATCATGGATGTGGTCTACAACCACACCGCCGAAGGCAACCATCTGGGACCAACACTATGCTTCCGAGGTATCGACAATGCTGCCTATTATCGCCTGGTGGCAGGCAACCTTCGTTACTACATGGATTACACCGGTTGTGGCAATACCTTGAACATGATGCATCCGCGGGTATTGCAGCTGATCATGGACAGCCTGCGCTACTGGGTGATCGAGATGCACGTCGATGGTTTTCGCTTCGACCTGGCGGCGGCATTGGCGAGGGAACTGCACGAGGTCGATCAACTCGGCGCATTCATGGACATCATTCACCAGGACCCGGTCCTGTCACAGGTGAAACTGATTGCGGAACCCTGGGACCTCGGCGAAGGCGGCTATCAGGTGGGCAACTTTCCGGTCGGCTGGACCGAGTGGAACGGCCGATACCGCGATGTGGTGCGCGACTACTGGCGGGGCGAGGGTGGCCTGATGGGACAGTTGGCTCACCGGCTGACCGGTTCGAGCGATCTGTATCAGCACAGCGGTCGTCGGCCCTATGCCAGTATCAACTTCATTACCGCCCATGACGGCTTTACGCTCTACGATCTGGTCAGCCATAACGAAAAGCACAACGCTGCCAATGGCGAAGACAACCGTGATGGCGACTCGCACAACCGCAGCTGGAACTGCGGCGCCGAGGGCGACACCACCGACCCGGAGGTGCTGCAGCTGCGGGAGCGGCAGCGACGCAATCTGCTGGCGACACTGCTGCTTTCGCAAGGCGTGCCGATGCTGCTCGCCGGTGATGAAATGGGCCGGACGCAATGTGGCAACAACAACGCCTATTGTCAGGACAATGAACTGAGCTGGCTCGATTGGCAACTGGCCTGGATGCCCGCAAACCGTGAACTGTTCGAATTCACCCGCCGCCTGATCGATCTGCGCAAAGCCCATCCAGCGCTACGTCGGCGACATTTCTTCCAGGGGCAGCGCATCCGCGGCGCGGGCGTCCGGGACATCATCTGGCTGCATCCGACGGGAAGCGAAATCAGTGATGAGGACTGGGACCATCATTATGCCCGTTGCTTCGGTGTGTACCTGATCGGCGAGGCCCTGGAAGAACAGGACGAGCGTGGCCGATGGGTCAAGGACGATGATTTTCTGCTGTTGCTCAATAGCCATTACGAGGCGATCCGGTTTACGCTCCCGTGGAAGGGAAACAGCGAGCTGGTTCTGGATAGCGCTCTATCGGAGGAGGGTGGTAATGGCCGGCCGTGCATGGGACCGACCTATCTCTTGCAGGGCCGTTCGCTGGCGCTGTTGACGCAGCGGCGGCAAGCCGGCCAGGTGGCGGTGCCATTGTTGCGGCGGCGTTATTTCATGCCCGTTGGCGCACAGCTACTGGAAGGTGGCCGGATTCGGTTCCGTCTGTGGGCGCCGCTGGCGGAGCGGGTGGAGGTGTCGCTGGAAGAGCCGGGTGGCACCGTTCATCTGCCGATGGAGGCGAGGGAAGCGGGCTGGTACGAATTGAGCACCGATCGGGCCAGGGTGGGCGATCTCTACCGGTACCGGATCGACGGCGTCGGAGAATTCCCGGATCCGGCTTCGCGTTACAACCCCCTGGGCGTACACGGTCCCAGCCAGTTATTGGACCCCGGTCAGTTCGTCTGGAACGACCGCAACTGGCGGGGCCGGCCCTGGGAAGAGGCGGTCCTCTATGAACTGCACGTCGGCGCCTTTACCCCGCAGGGCACCTTTGCAGCGGTTCGGGGACGGCTTGATTACCTGCGTGAACTGGGGGTGACCGCCATCCAGTTGCTGCCGGTCGCCGCTTTTGCCGGGGCACACAACTGGGGTTACGACGGCGTGCTGCCGTTTGCGCCCGCAGCCAGCTACGGCCATCCGGACGAACTGAAAGATCTGATTCAGACGGCTCACCACAAGGGGCTGATGGTATTGCTGGACCTTGCCTGTCACTACTTCGGTCCCGAAGGCAATTATCTGCATCTTTACGCGCCAGCGTTCTTCGCGACCGATGCGACCGGTCTGGCCGGCCGCAGTATCGATGCAGCGAACCCGGTGGTGCGCGAGTTCATCATCCACAATGCGCTGTACTGGCTGGCAGAGTTCCACTTCGACGGCCTGCGCCTGAATGCCGCGCTGCTGCAGGAGCAGGCGGGGCAGCCGGATCTGTTGGAGGCGCTGGCTCACGCCGTCCGCGAAGGACCTGGCAGAGAGCGTCATTGCCACCTGCTGCTCGGCCATGATCGGCGTGCCGCGCGCTATATCCATTGGCATGATCACAGCGTGCCACGCCGCTACGAAGCAGTCTGGAATGACACGGCCCAGCAGGCCGTGCAGGAGGTGCTGATCGGTGCTGGCGTGGCCGCTGTCGATCGGCCGCTCGAGCGGTTGGGCGCGTGTTTGAGCCGGGGGATCACCGCTGGCGGGCCAGATTCCCTGTTACCCAGCGCTTTCGTGACCTTCCTGCAGGATCATGCCTGCATTGGTAATCGCGCTCTGGGCGAGCGTCTTCACCAATTGGTGTCGCCGCGACCGCTGGGGGCCATGGTGGCGACCACGCTCCTGGCACCGATGCCGCCGGCGCTGTTCATGGGCGAGGAGTTCGCCGCCACCCAGCCGTTCCTGTATTTTTGCGATTTCAACCCGGATCTGATCAAGAAGATCGCCATCAACCGGCGCAAGTCCTTTGCCCATCTGCCGGGATTTCGCACGCCCAAAGCGCGGGCCCGCATTCCCGACCCCACCCATCCGGCCACCTTTGCGCGCTGCCAACTGGATTGGAACAGCGTGAATCACTCACCGCACGCGGACTGGCTGGATTTCTATCGCCGCCTGCTGGCGGTTCGCCATCGGCAAATCACTACCCGCCTGGCGGGAATGCATGAGGAAGCGGTGCAGTTTACCCTGCCAGGCGAACACGGGTTATCTATCCGCTGGACGCTCGGAGATGACTCGGTGCTGACCCTGCTGGGCAATTACGGCGACCTTCCGCTGGCGGGACTGCAACGGCCCGAAGGCGTGGTTCTGTGGGCCGAACCCGGTGAAGCCGAGCATGCGCTCAACCAGGGCCAATTGCCGCCATGGTCGGTGGTGTGGTTGTTGCGGGCCGCCGGCTGA